In Herpetosiphonaceae bacterium, the sequence ATCGGCCAGACGCCGGTCGGGATTGGCCGCCATGCCGCTCAGCAGCAGCTCCAGATGCCCGCCGAGCCGCGCGATTGTATCGGGATCGAAGCGGCTGCGGTCGTAGTTGATCCGCAGCACCAGCTCTTGCTCGACCATCGCGGTGATGCCGAGGGGATAGTTGCTCTGCTCGATGCCCTGGACGTTGCCGATCGTCAGGCTGGATCGCTGATCCTGGGCCTGAACAGCGTCCGACACGGGGTAGTTCTCGAAGACGACGATGCTCTCGAAGAGCGGCAGACCGCGCGGCACGTCGCTCCAGCCCTGGATCTGCACCAGCGGGCTATACTCAAACTGCCGCAGCTCGACCTGAAGCGCCTGCATCTGCCGCAGCCAGGGGAGCAGCGCCGCCTGGGGATCGACCTGGACGCGCACCGGCAGGGTGTTGATGAATAGCCCGATCATCTGCTCGACGCCGATCAGCTCAGGCGGGCGACCGGCCACGGTGACGCCATAGACGATGTCGGAGTCGCCGCTGTAGCGGCTGAGCAGCACTGCCCACGCGCCCTGGACCAGCGTGTTGATCGTCAGGCTATGCTCGCGCGCAAGCGCCTGCAACGCGGCGGTCGTCGCTTCCGAGAGGCGCATCTCAAGCGTGGCCTGCCCGTCGCCTGCTCCCTGCCGATCCACGCCAAGCGGTGTCGGCGCGCTGAAGCCGTGGAGCAGTTGCCGCCAGAAGGCTTCTGCCCGCGCCATGTCCTGCCGCAGCAGCCACGCGATATAGTCGCGGTAGGGCTGCGGATGCGCGAGCTGCGGCTCCTGTCCGTGGGCTAGCCGCTCGTAGCAGTGAAAGACCTCGTTGAGCACCAGCGGCAGCGACCAGCCATCCAGCAGCAGGTGATGATGTGTCCAGACAAAATCGTGCTGCGCGCCGCCGACGCGAAAGAGCGCCAGCCGCAGCAGGGGCGCTTCGCTGAGGGCAAAGCCACGCCGCCGATCGTCAACGAGGAGCGCGGCCAATCTGGTCTGCTGCTCGTCGGCGCTGAGCTGCCGCCAGTCCTCGATCTGCCAGGGCACCTCGGCTCGCTGCCGCACGATTTGCAGCGGAGCGTCCAAACCCTCCCACACAAAGCCGGTGCGAAAGATCGGGTGGCGCTCGACGACCGTGGCCCAGGCCCGCTGGAAGGCTGCAAGATTAAGCGCGCCCTCGATGCGACAGACCATCTGCTCGACATAGATGCCCGACCTACCCTCGTAAACGCTGTGGAAGAGCATGCCCTGCTGCATTGGCGAGAGCGGGTAGATGTCCACGATCTGCCGGTCGCGGCCTACCACGCGATCGAGCGTCGGCTGATCGAGGCGGGCCAGCGGGAAGTCGGACGGCGTGTAGCCGCCGCTGGCAGAGGACCGGCAGTGCGCGATGATCGTCTGGAGCGCCGCGCCGTAGCGCTCGGCCAGCCGCTCGATCGTGGCCTGATGATGGATCGCCCTGCTGTAGCTCCAGCGCATATGCAACTGTCCGACAGCCACAAAGCCGCTGACTTCCAGCAGATGCATGCGGCGGCTGTGCCCGCTGATGGTTTCACCGGGCTGCTCAGGCGCGGGCATGAGCAGGTCGTCGTCGGCGAGCGGCGGATCGAGCTGGCCCAGGTAGTTGAAGGCGATCTCCGCGCTCGGCAGGGCAGCCAGCGCGGCACGAATCTCGTCGTCGCCCAGATAGCGCAGCACGCCGTAGCCGATGCCACGCTGTGGGATCTGCCGCAGCTGTTCTTTGATCGTTTTGAGCGCCGCGCCCGGCTCGTGGGCGGTGCCGAGATCG encodes:
- a CDS encoding condensation domain-containing protein; the encoded protein is LRGFRIELGEIAAALRQHAAVRDAVVLLREDAPGQARLVAYVVAAPGNTGTQEHNAAQRAPAPTGGSAEAGGAGRHADLRAYLQARLPNHLIPAAFVVLDALPLTPNGKLDRHALPAPGTDRRSAGTDFVAPRTEAEKTLAQIWAAVLRVERVGIHDNFFALGGDSILTIQIIARANQAGLRLSPKHLFQHQTIAQLAAVAGTTAQVIAEQQPMTGAVPLTPIQRWFFSLDLPEPHHFNQATLFQVRQPLDLTLLDQAVAHLLDHHDALRLRFVRDMQGWQQQIVAPERARDGAVVTAIDLSAVSAAEQSEAIYAAATEIQAGLNLTDGPLLRVACIELGAAQPARLLIAIHHLAVDAVSWPILLADLQTAYTQLRQGAAVALPPKTTSFKYWAERLTGYAHSEMLREELDHWMQVAHRIVPRLPVDMPDGANTQALAHHVGWTLPADETHALLHEVPRVYHTQINDVLLAALALAWADWTGARALRLDLEGHGREALFDEVDLSRTVGWFTSVFPVLLDLGTAHEPGAALKTIKEQLRQIPQRGIGYGVLRYLGDDEIRAALAALPSAEIAFNYLGQLDPPLADDDLLMPAPEQPGETISGHSRRMHLLEVSGFVAVGQLHMRWSYSRAIHHQATIERLAERYGAALQTIIAHCRSSASGGYTPSDFPLARLDQPTLDRVVGRDRQIVDIYPLSPMQQGMLFHSVYEGRSGIYVEQMVCRIEGALNLAAFQRAWATVVERHPIFRTGFVWEGLDAPLQIVRQRAEVPWQIEDWRQLSADEQQTRLAALLVDDRRRGFALSEAPLLRLALFRVGGAQHDFVWTHHHLLLDGWSLPLVLNEVFHCYERLAHGQEPQLAHPQPYRDYIAWLLRQDMARAEAFWRQLLHGFSAPTPLGVDRQGAGDGQATLEMRLSEATTAALQALAREHSLTINTLVQGAWAVLLSRYSGDSDIVYGVTVAGRPPELIGVEQMIGLFINTLPVRVQVDPQAALLPWLRQMQALQVELRQFEYSPLVQIQGWSDVPRGLPLFESIVVFENYPVSDAVQAQDQRSSLTIGNVQGIEQSNYPLGITAMVEQELVLRINYDRSRFDPDTIARLGGHLELLLSGMAANPDRRLADLPLLTAAERALLLSWNPPATDTPPLRCLHHLVAAQAARTPHACAVVC